One part of the Gemmatimonadota bacterium genome encodes these proteins:
- a CDS encoding Gfo/Idh/MocA family oxidoreductase: AGDRRLMERSSEAEYLPVKCPESPVDDSLVTSFLSNIRRDEDEPPTFRDGLAAQLVIDAAVKSHETGSWVDVEC; the protein is encoded by the coding sequence GCAGGCGACAGACGCCTCATGGAACGGTCCTCGGAAGCGGAATACTTGCCCGTCAAATGTCCTGAGTCCCCCGTCGATGATAGCCTTGTCACATCTTTTCTGAGCAACATCCGGCGGGATGAGGACGAACCGCCCACCTTCCGGGACGGCCTGGCGGCCCAGCTCGTGATCGACGCGGCGGTCAAGTCCCACGAAACGGGCAGCTGGGTCGATGTCGAATGCTGA